In Brevibacillus brevis NBRC 100599, a single genomic region encodes these proteins:
- a CDS encoding copper transporter, with protein sequence MIPFRYHLISLAAIFVALGVGILLGGTAGHSWITQGTKGILSNMEAKYDRALKSNHELRQQINRLLKEVARSNQEVVQLMSIRYVDELAGSKVYVWQEDGNVAEQITQLMHSVGMEVISYHEGNNWGDGVLLVVARQVPLWLREKQVNSWIHVVDVPDSPAKQWALLEQVQNRLAERKGSREKS encoded by the coding sequence ATGATACCCTTCCGCTATCATTTGATATCACTGGCTGCCATATTTGTCGCACTTGGGGTAGGTATCTTGTTAGGAGGGACCGCAGGCCATTCATGGATAACACAAGGAACAAAAGGCATTCTTTCCAATATGGAAGCAAAGTACGATCGCGCTCTCAAAAGCAACCATGAATTAAGGCAGCAAATAAATCGTTTGCTGAAGGAAGTTGCGCGCAGCAACCAAGAAGTCGTCCAACTCATGAGCATACGCTATGTGGATGAACTTGCAGGAAGCAAGGTGTATGTTTGGCAGGAGGATGGCAACGTTGCTGAACAGATTACGCAACTGATGCATTCAGTAGGCATGGAAGTGATTTCTTATCACGAGGGTAATAATTGGGGAGATGGGGTGCTTTTGGTGGTAGCAAGACAAGTCCCGCTTTGGCTACGGGAAAAACAGGTGAATTCCTGGATACATGTCGTAGATGTGCCTGACTCTCCTGCAAAACAATGGGCACTTTTGGAGCAAGTGCAAAATAGATTGGCCGAGAGGAAGGGCTCACGTGAAAAAAGTTAG
- a CDS encoding glycosyltransferase family 2 protein, translating to MKKVSVVIPAFNEQASIGDTLRAIRERFFCDELIVVDDGSQDETAHIASKWADRVIRASRNQGKGAAVQLGWKCASGDVVMLLDGDLRDSAAEAAHLLTPVLQDVCDMAVAVLPPPQVKAGLGLAKGLAHHGIRMLTGFEAKAPLSGQRAIRRELLDRLGSQDKGFGLEVGLTVDALRAGYRVAEVPVFFSHRETKNDWAGFSHRGKEFVAISRTLCWKWWEGQAWKRKS from the coding sequence GTGAAAAAAGTTAGCGTCGTCATCCCAGCGTTCAACGAACAGGCTTCCATCGGTGATACACTCCGTGCCATCCGTGAACGTTTTTTTTGTGATGAACTAATCGTTGTTGATGATGGCAGTCAGGATGAGACGGCACACATCGCAAGCAAGTGGGCGGATAGGGTGATTCGAGCATCGCGCAATCAAGGAAAAGGTGCAGCTGTTCAATTGGGCTGGAAGTGTGCCAGTGGGGATGTGGTCATGCTTCTCGACGGTGATTTGCGAGACAGCGCAGCAGAAGCAGCACATTTGCTTACGCCTGTGCTACAAGATGTCTGTGATATGGCGGTAGCTGTTCTGCCACCTCCGCAAGTGAAAGCAGGTCTCGGATTAGCAAAAGGCTTGGCCCATCATGGCATCCGGATGTTGACAGGCTTTGAAGCAAAAGCACCTTTATCGGGACAACGGGCAATACGTCGCGAGCTTCTTGACCGATTGGGGAGTCAGGATAAGGGATTTGGCCTAGAGGTGGGGCTCACTGTCGATGCTTTGCGGGCAGGGTATCGTGTAGCGGAGGTCCCTGTCTTTTTTTCGCATCGTGAAACGAAAAACGATTGGGCAGGCTTCAGTCATCGCGGGAAGGAGTTTGTCGCGATTAGCCGAACGCTATGCTGGAAATGGTGGGAGGGCCAAGCGTGGAAACGAAAATCATGA
- a CDS encoding UDP-N-acetylmuramyl pentapeptide phosphotransferase, which yields METKIMMLMMLVAVVIPLVLDRPLYKIGTQKLKALGMNRFNFEGEPVLTAGGLILVCSSVITGIVLIGLFLLRGVKSELLLHGLLFLTGMITMAFWGWRDDRAPDLDAKGFRGHFGVLWRERRITSGMWKLIGGTSTAFCLTLSLADSLWAGFVAFGLLALSPNIINLFDLRPGRAIKVFWCLTALGGAFGLWTIGASTAMANWIFLIPVFLASMLMFPHDVGGKIMLGDTGANALGFAAGFSFVIGTPIYVQASMLVLFLCMQIAAEFCSFSRVIEQVSWLRRLDQWGRVTEAENKKNQTGSSGLV from the coding sequence GTGGAAACGAAAATCATGATGCTCATGATGCTCGTCGCGGTCGTTATTCCACTGGTGCTGGACCGTCCGCTGTATAAAATCGGCACGCAAAAGCTCAAAGCTCTGGGGATGAATCGGTTTAATTTCGAAGGAGAGCCAGTACTGACAGCAGGGGGGCTCATCCTCGTGTGTTCGAGCGTTATAACAGGGATCGTGCTGATCGGACTATTTTTGCTCAGAGGGGTCAAAAGCGAGCTTCTCCTGCACGGTTTATTATTTCTAACAGGTATGATCACCATGGCCTTTTGGGGATGGCGTGATGATCGTGCACCAGATCTAGATGCAAAAGGCTTTCGTGGACATTTTGGCGTGTTATGGCGAGAGAGGCGAATCACCAGCGGGATGTGGAAGTTAATTGGAGGGACAAGCACGGCATTTTGTCTCACTCTATCTCTTGCGGATTCGTTGTGGGCAGGCTTTGTTGCCTTTGGTTTACTTGCGCTCTCACCCAATATCATTAACTTGTTTGATTTGCGGCCTGGACGAGCGATTAAAGTATTTTGGTGCTTGACAGCATTGGGAGGAGCTTTTGGCCTGTGGACAATAGGAGCCAGTACGGCGATGGCAAACTGGATTTTTTTGATCCCTGTCTTCCTTGCAAGTATGCTCATGTTTCCCCATGACGTTGGAGGCAAAATCATGCTCGGAGATACAGGGGCGAATGCCTTGGGTTTTGCAGCAGGCTTTTCCTTTGTCATCGGGACACCGATTTATGTTCAGGCGAGTATGCTCGTGCTTTTCCTGTGTATGCAGATTGCGGCAGAATTTTGCTCGTTTTCCCGCGTGATTGAACAGGTCAGTTGGCTCCGACGACTCGATCAATGGGGGAGAGTTACAGAAGCTGAAAATAAAAAAAACCAGACTGGCTCGTCCGGTTTGGTCTAG
- a CDS encoding DUF2627 domain-containing protein, which translates to MVFQKIIALLIMVIPAAIAMYGIKLIRDAFFYSASPDVGFLWGKLILGILAFAIPVWFIAGFILHHERKKNRVQPRFMVPEPDDED; encoded by the coding sequence TTGGTATTTCAGAAAATCATTGCACTCTTAATTATGGTAATCCCGGCGGCAATCGCCATGTACGGAATCAAATTAATCCGTGACGCATTTTTTTATTCTGCCTCTCCGGATGTTGGATTTTTATGGGGAAAACTCATTTTAGGTATACTGGCTTTTGCTATCCCTGTATGGTTTATTGCCGGATTTATTCTCCATCATGAACGCAAAAAAAATCGCGTACAGCCCCGTTTCATGGTTCCTGAACCTGATGACGAGGACTAG